In Acidobacteriota bacterium, one genomic interval encodes:
- a CDS encoding flotillin family protein, with product MMHLFGFEVSAITVALTILLTFVGIIAAMALFARNYIKVPPSEVAIFYGRKHTLVDARGQKSIVGFRVVRGGAALLIPVLEKVAYLSLNVISIPLKIQRAYTKEGAPVTVEAVANVKIASEDMALRAAAERFLGMPPEQIKGVIFQTLEGHLRAILGTLTVEEINADRQAFAQKMTDEAAVDLRKMGVNIDVLTIQQISDEQGYLDALGKKRTAEVKRDAVIGEALAQRDAMIQSANADKEGKTKRYEADVLIAQSLRDKQTKQAEFDAAVQSKQAEAAQAGPLATATAKQRVTEQETRIDQVRKQQEVLVQEQEALRKEKELQATVIRPAEAERQATVLRAEGAKQAMIVTAEATQRQLQFEGAGEAAKIESIGRAEAAKVLAVGEAEAEVIKKKLLAEAEGLQKKAEAWKNFNEAAVLNMIVEKMPELAQAFATQLAGIDKINIIEMGNGGGGGSGVGRVMSTVGGGMTAMLSMLKDQFGIDVARLVQAKTDAAATEAEARSEKKPEKR from the coding sequence ATGATGCATCTTTTCGGGTTCGAGGTCTCGGCGATCACGGTCGCCCTCACGATCCTCCTGACCTTCGTCGGCATCATCGCCGCGATGGCGCTCTTCGCGCGCAACTACATCAAGGTCCCCCCCTCCGAGGTCGCGATCTTCTACGGGCGCAAGCACACCCTCGTCGACGCCCGGGGTCAGAAGTCGATCGTCGGGTTCCGCGTCGTGCGTGGTGGCGCGGCGCTTCTCATCCCCGTCCTCGAGAAGGTCGCCTATCTCTCGCTGAACGTGATCTCGATCCCGCTCAAGATCCAGCGCGCGTACACGAAAGAAGGAGCCCCGGTCACCGTCGAGGCGGTCGCGAACGTCAAGATCGCCAGCGAGGACATGGCCCTTCGGGCGGCGGCCGAACGCTTCCTCGGGATGCCACCGGAGCAGATCAAGGGGGTCATCTTCCAGACGCTCGAGGGGCACCTCCGCGCGATCCTCGGCACGCTCACCGTGGAGGAGATCAACGCCGACCGTCAGGCCTTCGCCCAGAAGATGACCGACGAGGCGGCGGTCGACCTCCGTAAGATGGGCGTCAACATCGACGTCCTGACGATTCAGCAGATCAGCGACGAGCAGGGGTACCTCGACGCCCTCGGCAAGAAGAGAACCGCCGAGGTGAAGCGCGACGCCGTCATCGGCGAGGCGCTCGCCCAGCGCGACGCGATGATCCAGTCGGCGAACGCCGACAAGGAAGGGAAGACCAAGCGCTACGAGGCCGACGTCCTGATCGCTCAGTCGCTGCGGGACAAGCAGACCAAGCAGGCCGAGTTCGATGCCGCCGTGCAGTCGAAGCAGGCCGAGGCCGCCCAGGCCGGCCCGCTCGCGACGGCGACCGCCAAGCAGCGCGTGACGGAGCAGGAGACGCGCATCGATCAGGTCCGCAAGCAGCAGGAGGTCCTCGTCCAGGAGCAGGAGGCGCTCCGCAAGGAGAAGGAGCTCCAGGCGACCGTCATCCGTCCGGCCGAGGCGGAGCGGCAGGCGACGGTCCTGAGGGCCGAGGGGGCCAAGCAGGCGATGATCGTCACCGCCGAGGCGACGCAGCGTCAGCTCCAGTTCGAAGGGGCGGGCGAGGCGGCCAAGATCGAGAGCATCGGCCGCGCGGAGGCGGCGAAGGTCCTCGCCGTCGGCGAGGCGGAGGCCGAGGTCATCAAGAAGAAGCTGCTCGCCGAGGCCGAGGGGCTCCAGAAGAAGGCCGAGGCGTGGAAGAACTTCAACGAGGCCGCCGTCCTCAACATGATCGTCGAGAAGATGCCGGAGCTGGCGCAGGCCTTCGCCACGCAGCTCGCGGGGATCGACAAGATCAACATCATCGAGATGGGAAACGGCGGAGGTGGCGGCTCCGGCGTCGGCAGGGTCATGAGCACGGTGGGGGGCGGGATGACCGCGATGCTCTCGATGCTCAAGGACCAGTTCGGCATCGACGTCGCGCGCCTCGTCCAGGCCAAGACCGACGCCGCGGCCACCGAGGCCGAAGCCCGAAGCGAGAAGAAGCCCGAGAAGCGCTGA
- a CDS encoding DNA-3-methyladenine glycosylase I: MEPTRCHWALRSPEEIAYHDAEWGVPLHDDRRLFEFLVLEGAQAGLSWTTIIRKREAYRRAFDRFDPKKVARYDARRARVLMADAGIVRNRLKIASAIGNAKAFLAVQEEFGSFDAYVWRFAPREAKADAPRRPGDVPATTPESDALSVDLKARGFRFVGSTICYAFMQAVGMVNDHAADCFRRRQVSR; encoded by the coding sequence ATGGAACCCACACGATGCCACTGGGCGCTGCGAAGCCCCGAGGAAATCGCCTACCACGACGCCGAGTGGGGCGTTCCCCTCCACGACGACCGGCGGCTCTTCGAGTTCCTCGTCCTCGAGGGGGCCCAGGCGGGATTGTCGTGGACGACCATCATCCGCAAGCGCGAGGCGTACCGCCGCGCGTTCGACCGGTTCGATCCGAAGAAGGTCGCGCGCTACGACGCCAGGCGCGCGCGAGTGCTCATGGCCGACGCCGGCATCGTGCGCAACCGCCTGAAGATCGCCTCCGCGATCGGCAACGCGAAGGCCTTCCTCGCAGTCCAGGAGGAGTTCGGCAGCTTCGACGCCTACGTCTGGCGGTTCGCCCCGAGGGAGGCGAAGGCCGATGCGCCGCGTCGCCCCGGGGACGTGCCCGCGACGACCCCAGAGTCCGACGCGCTGAGCGTGGACCTCAAGGCGCGCGGCTTCCGCTTCGTCGGCTCCACGATCTGCTACGCCTTCATGCAGGCGGTCGGCATGGTGAACGACCACGCGGCCGACTGCTTCCGGCGCCGACAGGTGTCGAGGTAG
- a CDS encoding phytanoyl-CoA dioxygenase family protein encodes MLESLAHLRELKWATERLEARVEFALRRKTRFAPLSDGQIRSYRRDGYLLVSGLIPENLVSAAEAAMWQLLGADPRAPETWAALGPGSHVIRDGRMAATYTDAMLAAAAQLAEDDVAGFRSPTHALTINREPATGEWRPHAPHLDRTFADWKQRTFPRPYRIGAMTFLTDVPRHGGGTIVWPGSHLTLEALARTEPAKYRYLSAFSAELGRIELGPPVELTPSRGDVLFHHYLCVHAASDNTSRAPRLALNHKW; translated from the coding sequence GTGCTGGAGAGTCTCGCGCATCTGCGCGAGCTCAAGTGGGCGACCGAGCGCCTCGAGGCGAGAGTCGAGTTCGCCCTCCGGCGCAAGACGCGCTTCGCGCCCCTGTCCGATGGACAGATCCGGAGCTACCGCCGCGATGGCTACCTGCTTGTCTCGGGGCTGATCCCGGAGAATCTCGTGAGCGCAGCGGAAGCGGCGATGTGGCAGCTGCTGGGGGCCGATCCCCGCGCTCCGGAGACCTGGGCCGCTCTCGGACCGGGCTCGCACGTGATTCGGGACGGCCGCATGGCCGCGACCTACACGGACGCGATGCTGGCGGCCGCCGCGCAGCTGGCCGAAGACGATGTCGCCGGATTTCGCAGCCCCACGCACGCGTTGACGATCAACCGCGAGCCGGCGACCGGGGAGTGGAGGCCGCACGCGCCGCACCTCGATCGCACGTTCGCCGATTGGAAGCAGCGGACATTCCCGCGCCCCTACCGGATCGGAGCCATGACCTTTCTCACCGACGTGCCGCGTCACGGCGGCGGCACGATCGTCTGGCCCGGCTCTCACCTCACGCTGGAAGCTCTCGCCCGGACCGAGCCCGCGAAGTACAGGTACCTCTCCGCGTTCAGTGCGGAGCTGGGCCGCATCGAGCTGGGTCCCCCGGTCGAGCTGACGCCGTCGCGCGGTGACGTGTTGTTCCACCACTATCTGTGCGTTCACGCCGCCAGCGACAACACGAGCCGCGCACCGCGCCTGGCGCTGAACCACAAGTGGTAG
- a CDS encoding choice-of-anchor B family protein: MTTLRLAAVLVLTCVITPAPAQTANRVAFHSQLNTRSDYAGIWGYTDGGREYAIMGDAAGTTFVDVTDPNHPVQVALQPGHFTTNAYRDVKTLGHYAYIVAYDDAYSAGVQIVDLSALPASVSLVYDSNQDFNVASTVTYDEKGYLYPAAAAGVVIMSLANPIHPVKIGNIVSVAHSTGYAYASQVRNDLAFVAYSYVASIETYDLSDRTRPAVVATFPTPRGFPFNEWLTDDGRYLFVTDFLINRGGYLSIYDVSNPAAPVQVSTFQGPNLYHPFHTTARDVRVKGSLAYCTWTTDGLRIVDISDPALPVEVGYYDTEPSTVLSEEPVGGRGVYPLLPSGNILVSDYERGLFVLSFSAQYGILTGTVRDATTGLPISGASVRRMGDDAPARTGSDGRYAVDADPGPVTLGAIAPGYHGALVSAVATVGPRQSVDIVLQRLPTGSLSGVVGGDGSLAGAQLFLTGTGFLATTGPGGSYSFPAVPRGLYTLVASSPGFAPASATVTVQGGTTVSVDLTLAPAFLYLDMESDPGWSLDPYGTDDAIRGAWVRADPTGSSLPYYGALKPEDDHTPAPGKMALVTGPGEAGGDPFFAGLFHGTTTLQTPYYDVSTLAHPVVSFSSWFKWTFLSNAVFEVEGSTDAGQTWFDLSTREAGLERDVPLTPARWAEVHRSVETLPTPPASLSVRFAARDFNGSAEAVTEAGIDDFRIVDSCDARALPGTPDGDGDGIIDECDPCPNDALNDSDADWICADADNAPFARNPQQQDADLDGVGDAGDNCPTVYNPDQADNDVDALGDACDPDDDNDGVPDLADGDRDGDGIADAADDCPGSFNPGQHDLDGDGLGDVCDRDDGLVTGLAVLDAPGSNQADSQGIDLRWTAETGNVVYNVYRGLFEGGGSLAEAECLTKVSGAHAVDKASPPPGRAFFYVVTPVVSTPDSRAGFPREEGAEGSPGYSPSGTPHVLINRCPRPAPIYPTAAGSSN, encoded by the coding sequence ATGACGACGTTGCGCCTGGCGGCCGTGCTCGTTCTGACCTGCGTCATCACCCCTGCCCCCGCGCAGACCGCGAATCGCGTCGCCTTCCACTCGCAGCTCAACACACGATCGGACTATGCCGGCATCTGGGGCTACACCGACGGCGGTCGCGAGTACGCCATCATGGGCGACGCCGCGGGAACGACCTTCGTGGACGTCACCGATCCGAATCATCCCGTCCAGGTGGCGCTCCAGCCCGGGCATTTCACCACGAATGCCTACCGAGACGTCAAGACGCTCGGCCACTACGCCTACATCGTCGCCTATGACGACGCCTACAGCGCCGGGGTCCAGATCGTGGACCTGTCCGCGCTCCCCGCGTCGGTCAGCCTCGTCTACGACTCGAACCAGGACTTCAACGTCGCCTCGACGGTGACGTACGACGAAAAGGGCTACCTCTATCCGGCCGCGGCCGCGGGGGTGGTCATCATGTCGCTGGCGAATCCGATCCATCCGGTGAAGATCGGGAACATCGTGTCGGTGGCCCATTCGACGGGGTACGCCTACGCGAGCCAGGTGAGAAACGACCTCGCGTTCGTCGCCTACTCATACGTCGCTTCGATCGAGACGTACGATCTGAGCGATCGCACCAGGCCCGCCGTCGTGGCGACCTTCCCGACCCCCCGCGGGTTCCCGTTCAACGAATGGCTGACGGATGACGGGCGGTACCTCTTCGTCACGGACTTCCTGATCAACCGGGGCGGGTACCTCTCGATCTACGACGTCTCGAACCCGGCAGCGCCGGTCCAGGTCTCGACCTTTCAGGGACCGAACCTTTACCATCCGTTCCACACGACCGCCCGGGACGTGCGGGTCAAGGGATCGCTCGCGTATTGCACATGGACGACGGACGGGCTGCGCATCGTCGACATCTCGGATCCGGCGCTTCCGGTGGAAGTGGGTTACTACGACACGGAGCCCTCCACCGTCCTCTCGGAGGAGCCCGTCGGCGGGCGGGGGGTTTACCCCCTCCTTCCCTCGGGGAACATCCTGGTCAGCGATTACGAGCGCGGCCTCTTCGTCCTCTCCTTCTCCGCGCAGTACGGGATCTTGACGGGGACGGTGCGCGACGCGACAACCGGTCTACCGATCTCCGGCGCATCGGTGCGGCGCATGGGAGACGACGCCCCGGCCAGAACCGGCTCCGACGGACGCTACGCGGTGGACGCCGATCCCGGGCCGGTGACACTCGGGGCAATCGCCCCCGGTTACCACGGGGCGCTCGTCTCCGCCGTGGCGACGGTTGGCCCCCGGCAATCCGTGGACATCGTCCTCCAGCGTCTGCCCACCGGATCGCTCTCCGGCGTCGTCGGGGGAGACGGATCGCTGGCGGGAGCGCAGCTCTTTCTGACCGGGACCGGCTTTCTCGCCACCACGGGCCCCGGCGGGAGCTATTCGTTCCCCGCCGTCCCGCGCGGACTCTACACGCTCGTGGCCTCGAGCCCGGGCTTCGCCCCCGCAAGCGCCACGGTCACCGTGCAGGGCGGGACGACGGTCTCCGTCGACCTGACGCTGGCCCCCGCCTTCCTCTACCTCGATATGGAGAGCGATCCCGGGTGGAGCCTGGACCCGTACGGCACGGACGACGCCATTCGAGGAGCCTGGGTCCGTGCCGATCCCACCGGCTCGTCGCTTCCCTACTATGGTGCGTTGAAACCGGAGGACGATCACACCCCGGCGCCGGGAAAGATGGCGTTGGTGACAGGTCCTGGGGAGGCGGGCGGCGACCCCTTCTTTGCGGGGCTCTTCCACGGCACGACGACTCTCCAGACGCCGTACTACGACGTCTCCACACTCGCCCATCCCGTCGTCTCCTTCTCGTCGTGGTTTAAGTGGACGTTTCTTTCTAATGCGGTCTTCGAAGTGGAAGGCTCGACGGACGCGGGGCAGACGTGGTTCGATCTCTCGACAAGGGAGGCGGGACTCGAGAGGGACGTTCCTCTGACCCCCGCTCGATGGGCCGAGGTCCACCGAAGCGTCGAGACGCTCCCGACCCCTCCGGCTTCGCTGTCCGTCAGATTCGCAGCGCGGGACTTCAACGGTTCGGCGGAAGCCGTCACCGAGGCCGGCATCGACGATTTCCGGATCGTCGATTCCTGCGACGCGAGGGCCCTCCCGGGAACCCCCGACGGCGACGGCGACGGGATCATCGACGAATGCGATCCCTGTCCGAACGACGCCTTGAACGATTCCGACGCCGACTGGATCTGCGCCGACGCCGACAACGCACCGTTCGCCCGCAACCCCCAGCAGCAGGACGCCGACCTCGACGGCGTGGGCGACGCGGGGGACAACTGCCCGACCGTCTACAACCCCGATCAGGCCGACAACGATGTTGACGCCCTTGGCGACGCCTGCGACCCGGACGACGACAACGACGGTGTCCCGGACCTCGCAGATGGTGACAGGGACGGTGACGGCATCGCCGACGCCGCGGACGACTGCCCCGGCTCCTTCAATCCGGGCCAGCACGACCTGGACGGCGACGGGCTCGGGGACGTCTGCGATCGGGACGACGGTCTGGTGACGGGGCTCGCGGTCCTCGACGCCCCCGGCTCGAACCAGGCGGACTCCCAGGGGATAGATCTGCGCTGGACCGCCGAGACGGGGAACGTCGTCTACAACGTCTACCGGGGCCTTTTCGAAGGAGGCGGTTCCCTCGCGGAGGCCGAGTGCCTCACGAAGGTCTCCGGAGCGCACGCTGTCGACAAGGCGAGCCCCCCTCCCGGGCGCGCCTTCTTCTACGTCGTGACTCCCGTGGTGTCGACGCCGGATTCGCGGGCGGGCTTTCCGCGGGAGGAGGGGGCGGAGGGTTCTCCGGGGTACAGCCCTTCAGGTACCCCGCACGTTCTCATCAACCGCTGCCCGAGGCCGGCGCCGATCTACCCGACCGCCGCGGGCTCCTCGAACTGA
- a CDS encoding zinc ribbon domain-containing protein yields MPVIPFTGNHQDLSTDKGYQFKFFCEKCRNGYMSTFKISKLGLAASAAQVAGNLLGGIFGRAASGAYEVQRAIGGAAHDAALEEAVAEIAPLFKQCTRCGHWVCEPVCFNKKAQLCETCAPDLQEELAAAQAVAAKDQVIARTREISYVKGIDVAAVTGALCAKCGAKAQGGKFCGECGAPMAVKKKCAGCGAEAEGSPRYCPACGKPLG; encoded by the coding sequence ATGCCCGTGATCCCGTTCACCGGAAACCACCAGGATCTCTCCACCGACAAGGGGTACCAGTTCAAGTTCTTCTGCGAGAAGTGCCGGAACGGCTACATGTCGACCTTCAAGATCTCGAAGCTCGGCCTCGCGGCGTCGGCGGCCCAGGTGGCCGGAAATCTCCTGGGCGGCATCTTCGGCCGGGCCGCCTCCGGCGCATACGAGGTCCAGCGCGCGATCGGGGGCGCTGCGCACGACGCTGCGCTCGAGGAGGCGGTCGCGGAGATCGCCCCCCTCTTCAAGCAGTGCACGCGGTGCGGCCACTGGGTCTGCGAGCCGGTCTGCTTCAACAAGAAGGCGCAGCTCTGCGAGACGTGCGCCCCCGACCTTCAGGAAGAGCTGGCCGCGGCCCAGGCCGTCGCGGCGAAGGATCAGGTGATCGCGAGGACGCGCGAAATCAGCTACGTGAAGGGGATCGACGTCGCCGCGGTGACGGGCGCCCTCTGCGCGAAGTGCGGCGCGAAGGCGCAGGGGGGGAAGTTCTGCGGCGAGTGCGGCGCACCGATGGCCGTGAAGAAGAAGTGCGCCGGGTGCGGCGCGGAGGCGGAGGGGAGCCCGCGTTACTGCCCCGCGTGCGGGAAGCCCCTGGGCTGA
- a CDS encoding protein kinase: MSPEQAEGKAIDSQSDVFTLGIILYEMSTGGRPFSGDTAVSLLSSILKDNPPPVTQLNASLPRDLARIVSRCLMKDRPGDSTAPAAWPRSSRR; the protein is encoded by the coding sequence ATGTCCCCCGAGCAGGCGGAGGGGAAGGCGATCGACTCGCAGTCCGACGTCTTCACGCTGGGGATCATCCTCTACGAGATGAGCACGGGGGGGAGGCCCTTCAGCGGGGACACGGCCGTGTCGCTTCTCTCCTCCATCCTCAAGGACAATCCGCCGCCCGTGACACAGCTCAATGCGAGCCTGCCGCGCGACCTGGCGCGCATCGTGAGTCGCTGCCTGATGAAGGACCGGCCCGGCGATTCCACAGCGCCCGCGGCCTGGCCACGGAGCTCGCGACGCTGA
- a CDS encoding glycoside hydrolase family 127 protein, which translates to MRPSVLAALAISFTAFAAEPAPSYEKVADKAAIRIHAFEGSDVRLLDGPFLKAFDDNTKFLLSIEPDRLLHRFLAYSGLRPKGEVYGGWESEGLSGHSLGHYLSACALAYSTSRDPRLLDRVNYIVDELARVQEARGDGYIGAIPNQDALIRDIEKGDFFNVRQNYINDFWAPWYTIHKIFAGLLDAHRCTGNEKALRLADRFGRWAVRTTRSLDDAAWQKMLYAEFGGMSEALAELYARTGEKEFLDLSRRFYHKEVLDPLAAGEDKLEGFHANCQIPKVIGAARDYELTGDAAMRRISTFFWESVVRSHTYANGGNSEGEYFGPPGKLSRRLTGSTSETCNTYNMLKLTRHLITWEPKAEYADYAERALFNHILASIEPGTGMKCYYVPLAGEPKEYSTPNDSFWCCVGTGWENPPRYTDAIYFHDADSLYVNLFVASRVEWREKGIAITQETRFPEEESTRLKIEGPGGRFALRIRNPRWAASPVTLRLNGEPVALSGDSSPYATIDRKWKNGDLVEVRLPMGIRVEATPDDPDKIALFFGPILLAADLGAEGKPAGPIPVLVGEDRSLASHIQPAAGEGPLTFRTSGIARPADVRFIPYYKSHHAYGPVYFDRISEAEWTRREEERKTTEARALDRLSAGDAPSGISHALDTSGATVEMALGRPAWNLQKERYAYVRFELDPGAVRKGLQLSLLAWSGSDGSFEVSANGIRIAKGDVKREKPIGLRELTYALPDESIPQTGAIRIWITTQSDKPGPSILGAVLRRSR; encoded by the coding sequence ATGAGACCTTCCGTCCTCGCCGCGCTCGCCATTTCGTTCACGGCATTCGCCGCGGAGCCTGCCCCGTCCTACGAGAAGGTGGCCGACAAGGCCGCGATCCGGATCCATGCCTTCGAGGGCTCCGACGTGCGCCTTCTCGACGGGCCGTTCCTGAAGGCCTTCGACGACAACACGAAGTTCCTGCTCTCGATCGAGCCGGACCGCCTCCTCCACCGATTTCTGGCGTACAGCGGCCTCCGGCCGAAGGGCGAGGTCTACGGCGGCTGGGAGTCCGAGGGGCTCTCGGGCCACTCGCTCGGCCACTACCTCTCGGCGTGCGCGCTGGCTTACTCGACCTCGCGCGACCCGCGCCTCCTCGACCGCGTCAACTACATCGTGGACGAGCTCGCGCGCGTCCAGGAGGCTCGCGGCGACGGGTACATCGGCGCCATCCCGAACCAGGACGCCCTCATCCGCGACATCGAGAAGGGCGATTTCTTCAACGTGCGCCAGAACTACATCAACGACTTCTGGGCACCCTGGTACACGATCCACAAGATCTTCGCGGGGCTCCTCGACGCGCACCGGTGCACCGGAAACGAGAAGGCCCTCCGCCTCGCGGATCGGTTCGGGCGATGGGCTGTCCGGACGACGAGGAGCCTCGACGACGCGGCCTGGCAGAAGATGCTCTACGCCGAGTTCGGAGGGATGAGCGAGGCGCTCGCGGAGCTCTACGCCCGCACCGGCGAGAAGGAGTTCCTCGATCTCTCGCGCCGCTTCTACCACAAGGAGGTGCTCGATCCCCTCGCGGCCGGGGAGGACAAGCTGGAGGGGTTTCACGCGAACTGCCAGATCCCGAAGGTCATCGGCGCCGCCCGCGACTACGAGCTGACGGGAGACGCGGCGATGCGGCGCATCTCGACATTCTTCTGGGAGTCCGTCGTCCGGAGCCACACGTACGCCAACGGCGGCAACAGCGAGGGGGAGTACTTCGGCCCTCCCGGAAAGCTCTCGCGCCGGCTCACCGGCAGTACCTCGGAGACCTGCAACACCTACAACATGCTCAAGCTCACGCGGCACCTGATCACGTGGGAGCCGAAGGCGGAGTACGCGGACTACGCCGAGCGCGCCCTCTTCAACCACATCCTCGCGTCGATCGAGCCGGGCACCGGCATGAAGTGCTACTACGTTCCGCTGGCCGGCGAGCCGAAGGAGTACAGCACACCGAACGATTCTTTCTGGTGCTGCGTCGGAACGGGATGGGAGAACCCTCCCCGCTACACCGACGCGATCTACTTCCACGACGCCGACAGCCTCTACGTCAACCTCTTCGTGGCCTCCCGGGTGGAGTGGCGGGAGAAGGGGATCGCGATCACCCAGGAGACGCGCTTCCCGGAGGAGGAGTCCACCCGCCTGAAGATCGAGGGACCCGGCGGCCGGTTCGCGCTGAGGATCCGCAATCCCCGCTGGGCCGCCTCGCCTGTGACGCTCCGCCTCAACGGCGAGCCTGTCGCGCTCTCCGGAGATTCCTCTCCCTACGCCACCATCGATCGCAAGTGGAAGAACGGAGATCTCGTCGAGGTCCGCCTTCCGATGGGGATCCGCGTCGAGGCGACGCCGGACGATCCCGACAAGATCGCCCTCTTCTTCGGCCCCATCCTTCTCGCGGCCGATCTCGGCGCCGAAGGGAAACCTGCAGGTCCGATACCGGTGCTGGTGGGGGAGGATCGCTCTCTCGCGTCGCACATCCAGCCGGCCGCCGGCGAAGGCCCGCTGACCTTCAGGACCTCCGGCATCGCGCGACCCGCGGACGTGAGGTTCATTCCTTACTACAAGTCGCACCACGCGTACGGTCCGGTGTACTTCGACAGGATCTCCGAGGCCGAGTGGACCCGCCGCGAGGAGGAACGGAAGACGACCGAGGCGCGCGCCCTCGATCGGCTTTCGGCCGGAGACGCGCCGTCGGGCATCTCCCACGCTCTCGACACCTCGGGGGCGACGGTCGAGATGGCTCTCGGACGTCCCGCCTGGAACCTCCAGAAGGAGCGTTACGCCTACGTCCGCTTCGAGCTGGATCCGGGCGCCGTCCGCAAGGGGCTTCAGCTTTCGCTCCTCGCGTGGAGCGGGAGCGACGGGAGCTTCGAGGTGAGCGCGAACGGGATCCGGATCGCGAAGGGGGACGTGAAGAGGGAGAAGCCGATAGGGCTGAGGGAGCTGACGTACGCCCTCCCCGATGAGTCGATCCCGCAGACCGGGGCAATCCGGATCTGGATCACGACCCAGTCGGACAAGCCGGGCCCGTCGATTCTCGGCGCGGTGCTTCGCAGGTCGCGCTGA
- a CDS encoding serine/threonine protein kinase → MSTLIGQTLNHYRILRQIGAGGMGEVYEAEDTKLGRKVALKLMPEETARDPQRRERFEREAKAIAALNHPNIVTIHSVEEAAGVIFITMELVEGQTLRQVLAPGGLPLPRLLDLAIPMAEAIAAAHQQGITHRDLKPENILVNRDGRVKVLDFGLAKISGMFGDIAEGSRLPTTALTAEGRIVGTVA, encoded by the coding sequence TTGTCGACGCTGATCGGCCAGACCCTGAACCATTACCGCATCCTCCGCCAGATCGGGGCGGGTGGCATGGGTGAGGTGTACGAGGCCGAGGACACGAAGCTCGGGAGGAAGGTCGCGCTGAAGCTGATGCCGGAGGAGACGGCTCGCGACCCGCAGAGGCGCGAGCGGTTCGAGCGGGAGGCGAAAGCGATCGCGGCGCTGAACCACCCGAACATCGTGACCATCCATTCCGTCGAAGAGGCGGCCGGGGTCATCTTCATCACGATGGAGCTCGTCGAAGGGCAGACGCTCCGGCAGGTGCTGGCTCCGGGCGGGCTGCCGCTCCCGAGGCTCCTGGATCTGGCGATCCCCATGGCGGAGGCGATCGCGGCGGCCCACCAGCAGGGGATCACGCATCGGGACCTGAAGCCGGAAAACATTCTGGTCAACCGGGACGGCAGGGTGAAGGTCCTGGATTTCGGCCTGGCGAAAATCAGCGGCATGTTCGGGGATATCGCCGAGGGCTCGCGCCTCCCGACGACAGCCCTGACCGCGGAGGGTCGCATCGTCGGCACGGTCGCCTAA